From one Triticum aestivum cultivar Chinese Spring chromosome 4B, IWGSC CS RefSeq v2.1, whole genome shotgun sequence genomic stretch:
- the LOC123089870 gene encoding uncharacterized protein, translated as MVAAALRVQLNTHVATMYAEGVVDKDTFEELRENGTAAEVVRFFINNACQILGDIRALIEQPAVHFNEVEALLQQLMECTSRLPTMPRPSAVAPLDERRLRRRSLQDEADQNACVDTEQPPLPPPLEQPPSNAFRKEHGTAVSSSHGTGGSEVFT; from the exons atggTAGCCGCCGCTCTCAGAGTGCAGCTCAACACCCATGTTGCCACCATGTACGCCGAG GGTGTGGTGGACAAGGACACGTTCGAGGAGCTGCGGGAGAACGGCACCGCCGCTGAGGTCGTCCGCTTCTTCATCAACAATGCCTGCCAGATCCTCGGCGACATCCGCGCCCTGAT CGAGCAGCCTGCAGTGCACTTCAATGAggtggaagccctgctgcagcagctcATGGAGTGCACCTCCAG ACTGCCGACGATGCCTCGACCATCGGCAGTAGCTCCACTAGACGAGCGTCGCCTACGTCGCCGCAGCCTCCAAGATGAAGCTGACCAGAATGCATGTGTTGACACCGAACAGCCGCCACTTCCACCGCCACTTGAGCAGCCCccgagcaacgccttcaggaaggagcaTGGCACCGCGGTGTCGTCGTCGCATGGAACAGGGGGTTCTGAGGTTTTCACCTGA